One genomic segment of Nocardioides cavernaquae includes these proteins:
- a CDS encoding DUF4193 domain-containing protein — translation MATDYDAPRKTEEEQGEESIEELKARRHDKNSGKVDEDEAEAAESFELPGADLSHEELAVEVRPKQDDEFTCMSCFLVHHRSQLADPKKMICRDCD, via the coding sequence ATGGCGACTGACTACGACGCACCTCGGAAGACCGAGGAAGAGCAGGGCGAAGAGAGCATTGAAGAGCTCAAGGCCCGTCGTCACGACAAGAACTCGGGCAAGGTTGACGAGGACGAGGCCGAAGCGGCCGAATCCTTCGAGCTGCCGGGCGCGGACCTGTCGCACGAAGAGCTTGCGGTCGAGGTTCGACCCAAGCAGGACGACGAGTTCACCTGCATGAGCTGCTTCCTGGTGCACCACCGCAGCCAGCTGGCTGACCCCAAGAAGATGATCTGCCGCGACTGCGACTGA
- a CDS encoding inositol monophosphatase family protein, whose amino-acid sequence MTDLSAELLALARAVAAEAADLVRTRRADGVSVAATKSSAVDVVTDVDRAAEELIRDRLLVARPTDAVLGEEGDDVPGTSGVRWIVDPIDGTVNFLYGIPQYAVSIAAEVDGVVVAGVVFDVASRTEYAAARGAGATRDGQPIGVRAPAPLAERLVLTGFSYSAERRAIQAAAVARMLPQVRDLRRMGSCALDLCHLAEGAADAYVEEGTELWDHAAAGLIAEEAGAQVAHAPGAGGRNCVIAAPRHGFEEFLGLVQTCGFLAG is encoded by the coding sequence GTGACGGACCTGAGCGCGGAGCTGCTGGCGCTGGCGCGCGCCGTTGCGGCCGAGGCAGCCGACCTGGTGCGCACCAGGAGGGCCGACGGCGTCAGCGTTGCCGCCACCAAGTCCAGCGCCGTCGATGTGGTCACTGATGTCGACCGGGCCGCCGAGGAGCTGATCCGGGACCGCCTCCTCGTCGCCCGCCCCACCGACGCCGTGCTCGGCGAGGAGGGCGACGACGTCCCCGGCACCAGTGGTGTCCGCTGGATCGTCGACCCGATCGACGGCACCGTGAACTTCCTCTACGGCATCCCGCAGTACGCCGTCTCCATCGCCGCCGAGGTCGACGGAGTCGTCGTGGCCGGCGTCGTCTTCGACGTCGCGTCCCGCACCGAGTACGCCGCGGCGCGCGGCGCGGGAGCGACCCGCGACGGCCAGCCGATCGGCGTACGGGCGCCGGCGCCGCTGGCAGAGCGCCTCGTGCTGACCGGTTTCAGCTACTCCGCGGAGCGGCGCGCGATCCAGGCCGCCGCCGTGGCGCGGATGCTGCCGCAGGTACGCGACCTGCGGCGCATGGGCTCCTGCGCCCTCGACCTGTGTCACCTCGCCGAAGGTGCCGCCGATGCCTATGTCGAGGAGGGCACCGAGCTGTGGGACCACGCGGCCGCCGGGCTGATTGCCGAGGAGGCGGGCGCACAGGTCGCCCACGCGCCCGGGGCCGGTGGGCGCAACTGCGTCATCGCGGCGCCTCGACACGGCTTCGAGGAGTTCCTGGGGCTGGTCCAGACCTGCGGATTCCTGGCCGGCTGA
- the sepH gene encoding septation protein SepH — protein MQHLSLAGLSEDGRRLLMVDGAGQEFSLDVDVRLRAALRGDSARLGQLETKMESTLRPRDIQARIRSGESPEDVALAAKTTVEKILPYANPVLAEREHVARRAQGSSVRRRGGLDSGARTLGDAVAGQLRALNVDPESVEWDAWRREDGRWALTAEYSAGRRQGHARFAFDAPGNYVTTENDDARWLIGDPLQESEATPKRDDLQQARERRQAPPVAAEQLVFDETAPAEPTVDLTETAARVRENPAAAPAEPTEPTAQPAAEVEPEPEAPKKPATKRRGRASVPSWDEIMFGGGQQD, from the coding sequence ATGCAGCACCTCTCGCTCGCAGGACTGAGCGAAGACGGTCGCCGTCTGCTGATGGTCGACGGGGCCGGGCAGGAGTTCTCGCTGGATGTCGATGTCCGGTTGCGAGCCGCACTCCGTGGTGACAGTGCACGCCTCGGCCAGTTGGAGACCAAGATGGAGTCGACCCTTCGCCCCCGCGACATCCAGGCCCGGATCCGGTCTGGTGAGTCACCGGAGGACGTGGCACTAGCCGCCAAGACGACGGTCGAGAAGATCCTTCCGTACGCCAACCCGGTGCTCGCCGAGCGCGAGCACGTCGCGCGCCGCGCGCAAGGCTCGTCGGTGCGCCGGCGTGGCGGGCTCGACTCCGGCGCCCGCACGCTCGGTGACGCCGTGGCGGGTCAGCTGCGTGCCCTCAACGTCGACCCCGAGTCGGTCGAGTGGGACGCGTGGCGCCGCGAGGACGGCCGCTGGGCCCTCACCGCGGAGTACTCCGCCGGTCGTCGCCAGGGCCACGCCCGCTTCGCCTTCGACGCCCCCGGCAACTACGTCACCACCGAGAACGACGACGCCCGCTGGCTGATCGGCGACCCGCTCCAGGAGTCCGAGGCCACGCCGAAGCGCGATGACCTCCAGCAGGCCCGTGAGCGCCGCCAGGCCCCGCCGGTAGCTGCCGAGCAGCTCGTGTTCGACGAGACGGCCCCCGCCGAGCCCACGGTCGACCTCACGGAGACCGCCGCGCGCGTTCGCGAGAACCCCGCCGCTGCACCCGCCGAGCCCACCGAGCCCACCGCCCAGCCGGCCGCCGAGGTGGAGCCCGAGCCCGAGGCGCCCAAGAAGCCGGCCACCAAGCGCCGTGGCCGGGCGTCCGTCCCGAGCTGGGACGAGATCATGTTCGGCGGCGGCCAGCAGGACTGA
- a CDS encoding DUF4235 domain-containing protein, with protein MASGSKAWSLMSLGAALGSAAVAKKTLNTGWKSATGKTPPSNPADPDVALWEAVAWAAASGTFVNIMKMLATRRAATYYLKSTGNLPPELRADGNKASKKGPAGKRKAEPKGGRDLSDAGEVIGASI; from the coding sequence ATGGCATCCGGCTCCAAGGCCTGGTCGCTCATGTCGCTGGGCGCTGCGCTCGGCAGCGCCGCGGTCGCGAAGAAGACGCTCAACACCGGGTGGAAGTCCGCCACCGGCAAGACCCCTCCGTCCAACCCGGCCGACCCTGACGTCGCGCTGTGGGAAGCCGTTGCCTGGGCTGCCGCGAGTGGCACGTTCGTCAACATCATGAAGATGCTCGCGACCCGCCGCGCCGCGACCTACTACCTCAAGTCCACCGGCAACCTGCCCCCGGAGCTCCGCGCCGACGGCAACAAGGCCAGCAAGAAGGGGCCCGCCGGCAAGCGCAAGGCCGAGCCGAAGGGCGGGCGCGACCTGAGCGACGCGGGCGAGGTCATCGGCGCCAGCATCTGA
- a CDS encoding DUF3159 domain-containing protein — protein MSDPIAEAPSTQTVEAVVRQHLADALGGRRGMVEAAVPTVLFTVVFLTTRDLKLALVISLAAALLALAVRVVQRSSVQFAVNALLGIGIGALFAARAAKGGGTADEQALAYFLPGLLYNAGYAVVLAFSNIVRWPVVGFMVGSVTGDPTGWRSDRQIVKLCSLLTWVLVAPCILRVVVQAPIYLAATNGLMDTGLAVGILGGCKLVMGWPLQIASLAAMAWLLSRNATPLEEQPA, from the coding sequence GTGAGTGATCCGATCGCCGAGGCACCGTCCACCCAGACCGTCGAGGCAGTCGTTCGCCAGCACCTCGCCGACGCACTCGGCGGCCGACGCGGCATGGTCGAGGCCGCCGTCCCGACGGTGCTGTTCACCGTCGTCTTCCTGACGACGCGCGACCTGAAGCTGGCGCTGGTGATCAGCCTCGCCGCGGCCCTCCTCGCGCTGGCGGTGCGCGTCGTCCAGCGATCGTCGGTCCAGTTCGCGGTCAACGCACTGCTGGGCATCGGCATCGGCGCCCTGTTCGCGGCCCGCGCGGCCAAGGGCGGCGGCACCGCCGATGAGCAGGCGCTGGCCTACTTCCTGCCGGGCCTGCTCTACAACGCCGGCTACGCAGTGGTTCTCGCGTTCAGCAACATCGTCCGCTGGCCGGTCGTCGGCTTCATGGTCGGCAGCGTCACGGGAGACCCGACCGGCTGGCGGTCGGACCGTCAGATCGTCAAGCTCTGCAGCCTGCTCACCTGGGTGCTGGTCGCCCCGTGCATCCTGCGCGTCGTCGTCCAGGCTCCGATCTACCTGGCGGCGACCAACGGCCTGATGGACACCGGCCTCGCGGTCGGCATCCTCGGCGGCTGCAAGCTGGTCATGGGCTGGCCGCTGCAGATCGCCTCACTCGCGGCGATGGCGTGGCTGCTCAGCCGCAACGCCACGCCGCTGGAGGAACAGCCCGCCTGA
- a CDS encoding DUF3093 domain-containing protein, with translation MEYAERLTVPLRWWVQATMLIATFWLALAVAVPPVPAFSITGGICLLVAAGFVRYGAARIEIRGNELRAGRAHISTAYVGVVTALDKEQARLAAGRDADARAFLLLRPYARRAVRVEINDPADPTPYWLLSTRHPKRLARALSS, from the coding sequence GTGGAGTACGCCGAGCGACTGACCGTCCCCCTGCGCTGGTGGGTGCAGGCGACGATGCTCATCGCCACCTTCTGGCTGGCCCTGGCCGTCGCGGTGCCGCCCGTCCCGGCGTTCTCGATCACCGGCGGGATCTGCCTTCTCGTCGCTGCCGGCTTCGTCCGCTACGGCGCCGCGCGCATCGAGATCCGTGGCAACGAGCTCCGCGCGGGCCGCGCCCACATCTCCACGGCGTACGTCGGGGTCGTGACGGCGCTGGACAAGGAGCAGGCCCGGCTGGCGGCCGGGCGCGACGCGGACGCACGCGCGTTCCTGCTGCTCCGTCCCTATGCCAGGCGTGCCGTCCGGGTCGAGATCAACGACCCGGCCGACCCCACGCCGTACTGGCTGCTGTCGACGCGCCACCCGAAGCGGCTGGCGCGGGCACTCTCCTCCTGA
- a CDS encoding ferrochelatase: MQPDPTPYDAFLLVSFGGPEKPEDVVPFLENVTRGRGIPRERLVEVGEHYFHFGGKSPINERNEEFLAALREDFAGNGLDLPVYWGNRNWAPFVTDTVRQMAADGVKRAAVLTTSAYASYSGCRQYRENLADAVAAVEGAPVLDRLRHYFNHPGFVEAMVDSTLTALGELADRSRESAHLVFVTHSIPETMNASSGPHGGSYVREHESVVEEIIERVRLETGHRYRHELTFCSRSGAPHIPWLEPDVNDHLTKLAEIAERLGQERPAVVVVPIGFVSDHMEVVWDLDTEAAATAEKLGLEFVRAATAGIDPRFVSMVRELVVERAAVERAAVDGGPEVERPAEGSLPACWDRCAPGCCANPRGARPALGGAEQ, encoded by the coding sequence ATGCAGCCGGACCCCACGCCGTACGACGCGTTCCTGCTGGTCTCCTTCGGGGGTCCGGAGAAGCCGGAAGACGTCGTCCCGTTCCTCGAGAACGTCACGCGCGGACGCGGCATCCCGCGCGAGCGGCTCGTGGAGGTGGGGGAGCACTACTTCCACTTCGGCGGGAAGTCGCCGATCAACGAGCGCAACGAGGAGTTCCTCGCCGCGCTCCGTGAGGACTTCGCGGGCAACGGGCTCGACCTCCCGGTCTACTGGGGCAACCGCAACTGGGCGCCGTTCGTCACCGACACCGTGCGGCAGATGGCCGCAGACGGGGTGAAGCGCGCTGCGGTGCTGACCACGTCGGCCTACGCGTCGTACTCCGGCTGCCGGCAGTACCGCGAGAACCTCGCGGACGCGGTTGCAGCGGTCGAGGGCGCACCGGTGCTGGACCGGCTGCGGCACTACTTCAACCACCCGGGATTCGTCGAGGCGATGGTCGACTCGACCCTGACGGCGCTCGGCGAGCTGGCCGACCGCTCGCGCGAGTCGGCGCACCTGGTCTTCGTGACCCACTCGATCCCCGAGACGATGAACGCCTCCAGCGGCCCCCACGGCGGGTCCTACGTCCGCGAGCACGAGAGCGTCGTGGAGGAGATCATCGAGCGGGTGCGGCTCGAGACCGGCCACCGCTACCGCCACGAGCTGACGTTCTGCTCGCGTTCCGGCGCGCCGCACATCCCGTGGCTCGAGCCCGATGTGAACGACCACCTGACCAAGCTGGCGGAGATCGCCGAGCGACTCGGTCAGGAGCGCCCGGCCGTCGTCGTCGTGCCGATCGGCTTCGTCTCCGATCACATGGAGGTGGTCTGGGACCTCGACACCGAGGCTGCCGCGACCGCCGAGAAGCTCGGCCTCGAGTTCGTGCGCGCGGCCACGGCCGGCATCGACCCGCGGTTCGTGTCGATGGTCCGCGAGCTCGTCGTGGAGCGCGCGGCTGTGGAGCGCGCCGCCGTCGACGGGGGACCCGAGGTCGAGCGACCCGCCGAGGGCAGTCTCCCGGCCTGCTGGGATCGCTGTGCGCCCGGCTGCTGCGCCAACCCGAGGGGTGCCCGCCCGGCCCTGGGAGGCGCGGAGCAGTGA
- a CDS encoding DUF3710 domain-containing protein, whose product MKFNRKKNAVAPSLAGDAAETPVAATEPARPRDSAQVDIDGDGVARVDLGGLLLAPVEGLEVRMQVEESTGEVQAVVYAGADGALEVRAFAARRGGAMWDEIRPQVAADAARKGGTATAVPGPWGDELLCQFTAPMPDGTPGRQESRIVGIDGDRWFVRGTLIGAPAVDDTARAPYDAALASLVVRRGAGAMAPGEALPLVVPASARRLDT is encoded by the coding sequence GTGAAGTTCAACCGCAAGAAGAACGCCGTCGCTCCGAGCTTGGCCGGCGACGCCGCCGAGACGCCGGTGGCCGCGACCGAACCCGCCCGTCCCCGCGACTCGGCGCAGGTCGACATCGATGGCGACGGGGTGGCGCGGGTCGACCTCGGTGGACTGCTGCTCGCTCCCGTCGAAGGACTCGAGGTGCGCATGCAGGTCGAGGAGAGCACCGGTGAGGTCCAGGCGGTCGTCTACGCCGGCGCCGACGGTGCTCTCGAGGTCCGTGCCTTCGCAGCGCGCCGTGGCGGCGCCATGTGGGACGAGATCCGCCCGCAGGTCGCCGCTGACGCCGCCCGCAAGGGCGGCACGGCCACGGCCGTCCCCGGTCCCTGGGGTGACGAGCTGCTCTGCCAGTTCACCGCTCCGATGCCTGACGGGACCCCGGGCCGGCAGGAGTCGCGCATCGTCGGCATCGACGGCGACCGCTGGTTCGTCCGCGGCACCCTGATCGGTGCACCTGCTGTCGACGACACCGCCCGCGCGCCGTACGACGCTGCGCTGGCCTCGCTCGTGGTGCGCCGTGGCGCCGGCGCCATGGCTCCCGGCGAGGCGCTGCCCCTGGTGGTTCCGGCGTCTGCCCGACGCCTGGACACCTGA
- the dut gene encoding dUTP diphosphatase, producing MCEIPLVRLDPDVPVPSYAHPGDAGADLVTTVDVTLAPGERELVPTGVALALPDGFVGLVHPRSGLAAKHGLSIVNAPGTVDSGYRGEIKVCLINLDPREPITLRRGDRIAQLVVQRVERARFVEVDSLSETARGEGGHGSTGGFAEPLISAARSTS from the coding sequence ATGTGCGAGATCCCGCTCGTCCGGCTTGATCCGGACGTCCCTGTCCCGTCCTACGCACACCCGGGTGATGCCGGCGCCGACCTGGTCACCACGGTGGACGTGACGCTGGCCCCGGGGGAGCGCGAGCTGGTCCCGACCGGTGTCGCACTCGCCCTTCCGGACGGGTTCGTCGGCCTGGTGCACCCCCGGAGCGGTCTTGCTGCGAAGCACGGACTCTCGATCGTCAACGCGCCGGGCACGGTGGACTCGGGCTACCGCGGCGAGATCAAGGTCTGCCTGATCAACCTCGACCCGCGCGAGCCGATCACGCTGCGCCGCGGTGACCGCATTGCCCAGCTGGTGGTCCAGCGCGTCGAGCGCGCGCGCTTCGTCGAGGTCGACTCCCTCTCGGAGACGGCCCGCGGCGAAGGTGGCCACGGCTCCACAGGCGGATTCGCCGAACCCCTCATCTCAGCTGCCAGGAGCACCTCGTGA
- a CDS encoding SDR family oxidoreductase has translation MSYFVTGATGFIGRRLVQELLNNRQGDIFVLTRASSIPRMEVLLDGWGSDRVKLVVGDLAQPALGVDPAWVGDHRGTIRHFFHLAAMYDMTADERTNEVLNIDGTRHALELATDIDAGCFHQVSSVAASGEFHGRFTEAMFDEGQVLPSPYHRTKFESEKIVREESPIPWRVYRPAIVVGDSTTGEMDKIDGPYYFFALIKRIRDSVPGWVPLVGIDLGDTNVVPVDYVAQAMEHLAHLPGHDGQAFHLVNPEPQSVIGLVNSICRAAGSPQFATPVTRRTFSRLPKPLHPGTIATALLKLKPVVALLDQTTGRVGIPGEVLAHTAFHTVYDSRATQLALAASGIELPPLDDYIRTLWTYWEEQLDTSTADDRANRKALRGKYVVITGASSGIGLVTAHKVAQCGGIPVLVARGKEKLEETKRAIELRGGKALVYPCDLSDLDAIDALCKQLSDELPQVDFLVNNAGRSIRRSLKLSQDRFHDFERTMQLNYFGAIRLVMGLIPKMREHRFGHVVNISSIGVQTNPPRFSAYVASKAALDAWSNVVSSELVGEGISFTNIHMPLVRTPMIAPTKLYDKFPTISPAQAADRVIRGLVQRPFEINTMAGNVGEVAHTFMPRAAFRVLNLAYQVFPDSAAAKGASADAGKESEQAMLAKVFKGVHW, from the coding sequence ATGTCCTACTTCGTCACCGGTGCGACCGGTTTCATCGGCCGGCGGCTGGTGCAGGAGCTGCTGAACAACCGCCAGGGCGACATCTTCGTCCTCACACGTGCGAGCTCGATCCCGCGCATGGAGGTCCTGCTCGACGGCTGGGGATCCGACCGGGTGAAGCTCGTGGTGGGCGACCTCGCCCAGCCCGCGCTGGGGGTCGACCCCGCCTGGGTCGGGGATCATCGCGGCACCATCAGGCACTTCTTCCACCTCGCGGCGATGTACGACATGACCGCGGACGAGCGCACCAACGAGGTGCTGAACATCGATGGCACCCGCCACGCCCTCGAGCTCGCGACGGACATCGACGCCGGCTGCTTCCACCAGGTCTCCTCCGTCGCGGCGTCCGGTGAGTTCCACGGGCGCTTCACCGAGGCGATGTTCGACGAGGGCCAGGTGCTGCCCTCGCCCTACCACCGCACGAAGTTCGAGTCCGAGAAGATCGTGCGGGAGGAGTCACCCATCCCGTGGCGGGTCTACCGCCCCGCGATCGTGGTCGGCGACTCGACGACCGGCGAGATGGACAAGATCGACGGTCCCTACTACTTCTTCGCGCTGATCAAGCGGATCCGCGACAGCGTCCCCGGCTGGGTGCCGCTGGTCGGCATCGACCTGGGCGACACCAACGTGGTCCCGGTGGACTACGTCGCGCAGGCGATGGAGCACCTTGCGCACCTCCCCGGGCACGACGGGCAGGCCTTCCACCTGGTCAACCCGGAGCCGCAGTCGGTCATCGGGCTGGTCAACTCGATCTGCCGTGCGGCCGGGTCTCCCCAGTTCGCGACGCCGGTCACGCGGCGTACGTTCTCGCGGCTGCCGAAGCCGCTGCACCCGGGCACGATCGCGACCGCGCTGCTCAAGCTGAAGCCCGTCGTCGCACTGCTCGACCAGACCACCGGCCGGGTCGGCATCCCAGGTGAGGTGCTGGCCCACACCGCGTTCCACACCGTCTACGACTCCCGGGCCACCCAGCTCGCGCTCGCGGCCTCGGGCATCGAGCTGCCGCCGCTGGACGACTACATCCGCACGCTCTGGACCTACTGGGAGGAGCAGCTCGACACCTCCACCGCCGACGACCGCGCCAACCGCAAGGCCCTGCGGGGCAAGTACGTCGTGATCACCGGCGCCTCCTCCGGCATCGGGCTCGTGACGGCCCACAAGGTGGCGCAGTGCGGTGGCATCCCGGTGCTCGTGGCGCGCGGCAAGGAGAAGCTCGAGGAGACCAAGCGGGCGATCGAGCTCCGTGGCGGCAAGGCGCTGGTCTACCCCTGCGACCTCTCGGACCTCGACGCGATCGACGCGCTCTGCAAGCAGCTCTCCGACGAGCTGCCGCAGGTCGACTTCCTGGTCAACAACGCCGGGCGCTCGATCCGCCGCTCACTGAAGCTGTCGCAGGACCGGTTCCACGACTTCGAGCGCACGATGCAGCTCAACTACTTCGGCGCGATCCGGCTGGTGATGGGCCTGATCCCGAAGATGCGCGAGCACCGGTTCGGCCACGTCGTGAACATCTCCTCGATCGGCGTCCAGACCAACCCACCGCGCTTCTCGGCGTACGTCGCGTCGAAGGCGGCGCTCGACGCGTGGAGCAACGTGGTCTCGTCCGAGCTCGTCGGTGAGGGCATCAGCTTCACCAACATCCACATGCCGCTGGTGCGGACGCCGATGATCGCGCCGACCAAGCTCTACGACAAGTTCCCGACCATCTCGCCGGCCCAGGCGGCCGACCGGGTGATCCGCGGGTTGGTGCAGCGGCCGTTCGAGATCAACACGATGGCCGGCAACGTCGGCGAGGTCGCGCACACCTTCATGCCGCGCGCGGCGTTCCGCGTGCTCAACCTCGCCTACCAGGTCTTCCCGGACTCGGCGGCCGCGAAGGGTGCCTCAGCCGATGCCGGCAAGGAGTCAGAGCAGGCGATGCTCGCCAAGGTCTTCAAGGGCGTGCACTGGTGA
- a CDS encoding potassium channel family protein — MRVAIAGAGAVGRSIARELIENGHDVLLVDKSPDSIRPERVPGAEWLLADSCELSSLEEARFEHCDVVIAATGDDKVNLVTSLLAKTEFGVPRTVARVNHPNNEWLFTEAWGVDVSVSTPRIMSALVEEAVSVGDLVRLFTFRKGNANLVEMVLPEDSPHVGRPSGLVPWPDNCALVTILRDGQVYVPENDQPLEAGDELLFVVPADVEEELERILAPGTHG, encoded by the coding sequence ATGCGCGTCGCCATCGCCGGAGCCGGCGCCGTGGGCCGCTCGATCGCCCGTGAGCTGATCGAGAACGGCCACGACGTGCTGCTGGTCGACAAGAGCCCCGACTCCATCCGCCCCGAACGCGTGCCCGGCGCCGAGTGGCTGCTCGCCGACTCGTGTGAGCTGAGCTCGCTCGAGGAAGCGCGCTTCGAGCACTGCGACGTGGTCATCGCCGCGACCGGCGACGACAAGGTCAACCTGGTCACCTCGCTGCTCGCCAAGACGGAGTTCGGTGTGCCGCGCACCGTGGCTCGGGTCAACCACCCCAACAACGAATGGCTCTTCACCGAGGCGTGGGGCGTCGACGTCAGCGTCTCGACCCCGCGCATCATGTCGGCGCTGGTCGAGGAGGCGGTCTCGGTCGGCGACCTGGTCCGGCTCTTCACGTTCCGCAAGGGCAACGCCAACCTGGTCGAGATGGTCCTGCCCGAGGACTCCCCGCACGTGGGGCGCCCCAGCGGACTGGTGCCGTGGCCCGACAACTGCGCGCTGGTCACCATCCTGCGCGACGGCCAGGTCTACGTGCCCGAGAACGACCAGCCACTCGAGGCGGGCGACGAGCTGCTGTTCGTCGTGCCTGCCGACGTCGAGGAAGAGCTCGAGCGCATCCTCGCGCCCGGCACCCACGGCTGA
- a CDS encoding potassium channel family protein, translating to MHVVIMGCGRVGSTLARSLEDRNHTVSVIDNNADAFRRLGPSFNGEKILGYGFDQEVLAKAGIRRADAFAAVSNGDNSNIIAARVARETFGIQQVVARIYDPGRAEVFERLGISTVATVRWTADQVLRRILPAGAEPNFRDPSGTIRVDQVPAPEPWIGHRMGALQEQAVCRIAWIDRLGEGILPNRETRIQEGDILHMVMPELTAGSVYAAIERGPEEN from the coding sequence GTGCACGTCGTGATCATGGGTTGTGGCCGCGTCGGATCGACGCTCGCCCGCAGCCTCGAAGACCGTAATCACACCGTTTCGGTGATCGACAACAACGCCGACGCGTTCCGACGCCTCGGTCCGTCGTTCAACGGAGAGAAGATCCTCGGCTACGGCTTCGACCAGGAAGTCCTGGCCAAGGCCGGCATCCGTCGTGCCGACGCGTTCGCTGCGGTCTCCAACGGTGACAACTCCAACATCATCGCCGCCCGGGTGGCGCGCGAGACGTTCGGCATCCAGCAGGTCGTGGCCAGGATCTACGACCCAGGACGCGCCGAGGTCTTCGAACGACTCGGCATCAGCACGGTCGCGACCGTGCGCTGGACCGCCGACCAGGTGCTGCGCCGGATCCTCCCGGCCGGCGCCGAGCCCAACTTCCGCGACCCGTCGGGGACCATCCGCGTCGACCAGGTCCCGGCCCCCGAGCCGTGGATCGGTCACCGCATGGGCGCGCTCCAGGAGCAGGCCGTCTGCCGCATCGCGTGGATCGATCGTCTCGGTGAGGGCATCCTGCCCAACCGAGAGACCCGCATCCAGGAGGGCGACATCCTCCACATGGTCATGCCCGAGCTGACCGCCGGCAGCGTCTACGCCGCCATCGAGCGCGGACCTGAGGAGAACTGA
- a CDS encoding OB-fold nucleic acid binding domain-containing protein has translation MGEGRSRLRQSISSWANSSDQHARDLQASVAGSGCGTIAAAPDREHVVLQGSLRTVTLRPRGGVPALEAELYDGTQVLTLIWLGRRRIAGIAPGREVRVEGRIGVQDNTRVMFNPRYELTS, from the coding sequence ATGGGTGAGGGACGCAGCCGCTTGCGGCAATCGATCAGCAGCTGGGCCAACAGCTCGGACCAGCACGCACGCGACCTCCAGGCCTCCGTGGCGGGCAGCGGCTGCGGCACGATCGCGGCTGCCCCTGACCGCGAGCACGTGGTGCTGCAGGGCTCGCTGCGCACGGTGACGCTCCGCCCCCGTGGCGGTGTCCCGGCGCTCGAGGCCGAGCTCTACGACGGCACGCAGGTGCTGACCCTGATCTGGCTGGGCCGTCGGCGCATCGCCGGCATCGCGCCGGGCCGTGAGGTCCGTGTCGAGGGGCGCATCGGCGTCCAGGACAACACGCGCGTCATGTTCAACCCGCGCTACGAGCTCACGTCGTGA